The window GGTCGCGGCCGGCGTCGACGCCGGGGGGACGCTGGTCGCCGGTGGCGGGCGCCCGGCCCATCTCGACGTCGGCTACTACGTCGCGCCGACCGTCCTGCTGGTCGACGACAACCGCAACCCGCTCGCCCAGAGCGAGGTCTTCGGCCCGGTCGTGACCATTCAGGGCTACGACGACCTCGACCACGCCGTCGACATCACGAACGACTCGGAGTACGGCCTGTCGGGCGGCGTCTACACCGGCGACCTGAGGCTGGGCCTGAGCCTCGCCGAGCGGATCCGGTCCGGCACGGTGCAGGTGAACCGGGGCGCCGCGAACGCGTACACGCCGATGGGCGGAGTGAAGCAGAGCGGCATCGGCCGTGAACGTGGCGTCGCGGGATTCCGGGAGTACCAGGAGATCAAGCACGTCGTCGTCTCCGGTGCTCGCTGAGGACCTGGCACGCCGAGGACCGGGAGCGGCGACGGAGAACAAGGACGGGAGCGGCGAGATGGAGAACGTGGAGCTCGATGTCCAGGTGGACCGCGAGCTGTGCATGGGGTCGGGATCGTGTGCCTTCCACGCGCCGGCGACGTTCGATCTCGACGACGAGATGAAGGTCGTCGTGCTGGCCGGAGGCGACCCGGGCGCCGCCGTCGACGCCGCCGTCGACTCCTGCCCGTCGGGGGCCCTGCGACGAAGGGAAACGCCATGACGGACAACGTCACGGACAACGTCACGAAAGAAGGCGCGGGTGCGGGCTCGGGTACGGGCTCGCCGGGCTACACGGCGCCCGACCTGGCGCTGCTGGGCGAGGAGCACGTCCGGCGTTACCTGGAGACCGGGGGCGCCGTCGGCCACACCTGGAACGGCGTCACCTGTCTCGTCCTGTGGACCGTCGGCCGGCGAAGCGGCCAGCGCCGCGTGACACCGCTCATCTACGCCCACGACGGCGACGCCTGCGTCGTCATCGCCTCCCAGGGCGGGGCGCCGGTCCACCCGGGCTGGTACCACAACATCGTCGCCGAGCCGCGCGTCGAGGTGCAGCTGCTGGCGGACCGGTTCGAGGCACGGGCGCGCACCGCCGAGGGCGAGGAGCGCGAGCGGCTCTGGAAGCTCATGGCCGAGCACTGGCCGAACTACGACGAGTACGCGAGACGCACGTCCCGGCGCATTCCCGTCGTGGTCCTGGAACGCGCGTGACGAAACCGGGACTCGGACATGACAAGGGCTGACCTGACATGAGCGACATCGTGACGCTGGACCCGCGGCGGATCCGCGAACTGTTCGACCTGCGCAGCGACGTGTACGCGTCCCGGGGTGGCTCGTTCGAGAAGGACCCGTACCCGGACTTTCACCGGCTGCGGGAGACGGGCCCCGTTCACCCCGGCGTCCTCGGGCCGCTCGTCGGCTACCACGGCGAGGGGTTCTTCCAGGGGCTCCCCTTCCCGGAGCTACCGCATTTCTCGGTCTTCGACTACGCCACCTGCCAGGACGTCCTGCGCGCCGGCGACACGTTCGTCTCCCGGCCGACGGCCCCCGGCCCCGAGCTCGACATGGCCGACTCGGTCATGCTCTATTTCGACGGCGACCGGCACCGCCGCTACCGGGCGCTCGTCCAGGGGTCGTTCGTGC of the Pseudofrankia saprophytica genome contains:
- a CDS encoding ferredoxin is translated as MLAEDLARRGPGAATENKDGSGEMENVELDVQVDRELCMGSGSCAFHAPATFDLDDEMKVVVLAGGDPGAAVDAAVDSCPSGALRRRETP
- a CDS encoding nitroreductase family deazaflavin-dependent oxidoreductase produces the protein MTDNVTDNVTKEGAGAGSGTGSPGYTAPDLALLGEEHVRRYLETGGAVGHTWNGVTCLVLWTVGRRSGQRRVTPLIYAHDGDACVVIASQGGAPVHPGWYHNIVAEPRVEVQLLADRFEARARTAEGEERERLWKLMAEHWPNYDEYARRTSRRIPVVVLERA